From the genome of Chloroflexota bacterium:
AACCTGGAGAACTTCCAGACCAGAATCTCCCGGAAGGGAGCGTTGGTCCTGCCGGCCTCGTCGATCATCTTGCGGAACTCGGGGCGGTTGGCGACGCGCCCGCTCTCGGCCTCGTCCACATACTCGCGGGCGACGGCGTAGCCGTTCTTCTCGGCGTAGTCCCTGAGCGCCCGCAGCTGGGCGGCCACGGACAGGTCCACGTCCTGGCGGTCGCTGGAGACCCTGGCGTAGAGGGCCACCGGCGTGTAGTCGTGTCGTTCACTCATCTGTTGCTCCTCCTGGTATCTTCCTGTTCGGTCTGGCGTGAGCGCCGCATCTCCATCCTCTCCTGCCTGCGCCATTCCCTCTCCTCCAGGTAGAGGCGGAACGCCTCGCGCAGAAGCTCGCTCACGGTTCTGCCTTCCTCTTCCACCACCTGCCGGAGCTGTTGATCCATCTCGGGCGGCAGGGATAGAGTGATGGTCTTTCTGTTCCTCGGCATCTCATTTGTCCTTGTGGTCACACATGGTCTTACCCTTATCATGAACGAACCGGGATGCCAGTGTCAAGGGGCGCATGGAATGGGAGCCGGACAGTAGGCAATGGAGTCTCCCATCAGACATCACAAGGGTTGCCAGGTCTAGTGACCTCCGTCAGACGACAACTAGGGCGCGTGTCTTGGATTCAACGATCGCGAAACCTATGTGCCAAAGGTCTCGACTCAAACCCTCAGATGAACTCAGTGCGGTCACTTGGTCTTCCGACACAGTCAGGTCTTTCTTCCGAATCAACCTAAGTTCCGGCTGTGCCTCTTCCGCCATCCCCTTTTCGACGAACACCGTATGCAATGCATCAGCGTGGTCGTCGAGTATTCGTTGTTCTTGCTCCAATTCGTGCAGCAATTTATGCGCCAGGAACCGACACAACGTGCTGTGCCCATCGGCTGTAGTACCCCATCCGAGCGGGGCGATGGCGTTGCCGGCGATGTTATGGACCAAGTTTGCGTTCTTCCGGCGGAGTTCCCGCTTTTGCATATCGGTTATCGTATCGCCCGTTACACCTCGCAGCACGCGGCTTGCCGTCAATTCCGGCCAGTTTCTGTGAACGATAGTCAGAAGGTCTTGTCGCACCCATTGCAGCCGGTCGGGGTCGGTGTGGGGCCTCACGTCGACGAAAAAGGTGTCCTGATCTGCCACTATCGCGAAGAGTAGCCAGTCAGTACGTTCGACGAAGCCATTTCGGCCAACGTTGCGACTGAGGTGCAGATGATGCATGGCGTAGTCCCACAACAGTCCGTCACTCTTCTCTGTATAGTTCACCCTATCGGTTAGGTACGGAAGCACCGCTTCACCGCTTTCGAAGAGATGTCGTAGGTAGAATACCGTCCTCCACGCTTCTACCGCCTTGGTACTGCGTCCGGGATCCTTGCCACGAACAAGATTTCCCAGGGATTGGTGAATCTCTTCTGAGAAGTGGACCGTGCGGGTAATGGGCTCAATCCTGCGGATTCGCATTTCGAAGTAGCGGCTGGCCAAGTCATCAACGTCAGCATACCGGGGAAAGGAAACACCCTGTGCGGTGAAATCCGAGACGATGGCCTGGGCTAGGTCAGACAGGAAATCCATACTGATACCAATTTCACTTCATGCAACGAAAATCACGTTCGGTGGTCTACGTCGGGGCCAACCAACAGGCGCCTTAGTACGTCCTGAATTTCCGAGAGTGAGCAGATGCGGATGTCGGCGTTGTTGGCGTATCGAGTAACACTTATGGCCGTGTTCTCAATCACCGAATCTGGGACACATATCACTCCCTTCGCACCCAGAGCATCCACGTAGTCGAGTACCTGCTCTACAGCCCCGGGAAGCACCTGTCCTCGCTTGACCTCTATAACCACTAACCTTTTCTCGTGTTCAAGCAATAGGTCGGGTCTCATCGTGGTGGGACGTGACCGTCGCCCAAGAAGCCGATGTTTCAGTCCGCGTTCGTACGAGAACGCGCGCTCACGAGTAGCGTTGAATCCAAGTTCTCTAGCTACTTCAAGGATTCTTGAGGTCATTTGTGCCTCTGACATTTCAAACATGACGGTTACCCTCCAAAGACTGTTGCGCCAATCCATCCACTTATTGCCGCGGCCAGCAACGTAACCGCTATCCACCAAAGGGAGCCTTTGACGCTGGCTATCAGCGACTTGCGAAACAACAGACGGTGCAATGGATTTTCGCTTTTGTTTCTAAGAGTTATGAGGTCCACGGAAACGGAGGTGTCAAATGACACGATAATTAAACTCATCAGGGCACATAGCGCGTACACGCAATCAAGGATCCTGCGCCCTACGATCCTCACCACCCAGTCCTCGGTGATGAAAATGCCCGTATCTTGGAGCATGACTCTGAAGACAAAGAGGGATCCCATGTCGTCTCGAGGGAGCAAGCCCTGAGCTATGTGGGAAGGCATTTCCGTCAGAGTGCCCTCATCCAACAGCGCAAGTCGAGCCGCTGAGTCGAGGTCCGGCTTGACAGGAACCCTCAATCGAAACTCTAGAGTTTCCATGCGCTCCACCAACAGTCGTACTTGGAAAGGGTCTGGTCGTTCATTCCATGCATCGACAATCTGACACTGCCGGATGGGACTGCCTCGGTCCAGGGGTAGACGCAGGGACCAAACACTCGGCGATTCTCTATGGTCAGCTGGCCGGCAGGTTCCCTGGAAAGCGCTCCGATGGTTCGTGTTTGTTCCAAGCTTATTTGCCTCGCGCAATGTCGACCTGGTGCTGAATCCATCTGTCGAGTTCAGTCGACGCGGACAAGATTGATTCTTCAAGGTACGACATGCCCTCACGGAGAGATTGGTACAAGTCCAAGGCGGTGAGGGGGTCACGTTCTCGCTCAACGGCGTTAGCTCGGACCATCCACCTCTCATGGGGAAGTGACGAGTGACGCTGCCGCCATTTCGCCTCCAACTCTGTTGCCACACGGCTGAAACCTTGTCGATAATTGGGGTCTACCCACAAGCCATCTACGTCTTCACGTTCAAGAGCTTCCGATAGGTCTCGCTGCCACTGCGCGACCTCTAGCATCTTGTCCGCGTCGAAGCTGAAAGGGTTTTCTCGGATTAAGAAACCGAACTCATCCGTCACTGACTTGATGGATTTCCTTGCACTGGAAGCAAGTGTTTCGGGCAGGTCGGAGACCCCGGCAGGAAGCGCGCTCCGTAATTTGTCGGCCAAGTCGGCCTTGTCAACATCGAAGGCGAGTAGTCGGCCGTCTTGCACTGGGAAGTAACGCTTCGCCACATCAGTGTACTCGTCGTTGGAAGAAAATGTGGGGCCGAAGAAGCCCTTGTTTCCCAATCGCGTGAATAGGTCACAGGAAAGCAAGAAGTATTGCATCGCAAGGGGCCGCATTATCTCGTCATGAGTCAGTCCGACATGGTAGAGCTCATTTCTGTAGTCATGGGCAATCGCAATGAACCGCCTTTCCTTCGCCGTGATGTCCCCCATGCCTTCTAGGACTTTAAGCTTGCCATCTAAGAAGATTCCCTTGGCCTGCAACCGCTGTTTCGACGTCATCACATCTTTTTTCAAGTCTTCCGAGAATTGAAGGTGGTCTCCCGATGTTCTTTCTTCATTGATGGCTTCGTGCGCTTTCCATAGACCCGATGCCATGCTGTCGAGCCCCAAT
Proteins encoded in this window:
- a CDS encoding recombinase family protein, whose product is MSERHDYTPVALYARVSSDRQDVDLSVAAQLRALRDYAEKNGYAVAREYVDEAESGRVANRPEFRKMIDEAGRTNAPFREILVWKFSR
- a CDS encoding ribbon-helix-helix protein, CopG family, with the protein product MTTRTNEMPRNRKTITLSLPPEMDQQLRQVVEEEGRTVSELLREAFRLYLEEREWRRQERMEMRRSRQTEQEDTRRSNR